The following are encoded in a window of Stieleria sp. JC731 genomic DNA:
- a CDS encoding SixA phosphatase family protein translates to MDSRLILMRHAKSDHGDPTISDHQRPLNRRGRGDSPRMAQWLAAENLTPDIVLSSTSQRTRETLELMLPLFETEPEIRFCDSLYLSSPESILWTISTEHCGKSRVLVLGHNPGMSMVSSVLSGKVIEMPTAAIAVLSPQRPRSQTPPTQHWLDEINPRTACELASYMYPKGLDCQGETTD, encoded by the coding sequence ATGGATAGCAGACTAATCTTGATGAGGCACGCCAAAAGCGATCACGGAGACCCGACGATCTCCGACCATCAACGTCCGCTGAACCGGCGTGGCCGAGGCGACTCTCCGCGCATGGCCCAATGGCTTGCCGCAGAAAATCTAACGCCTGATATCGTGCTCAGTTCGACCAGCCAGCGTACTCGGGAAACCCTGGAATTGATGCTGCCGCTCTTTGAAACCGAACCCGAAATTCGGTTCTGCGACAGCCTGTATCTCAGCAGCCCCGAATCGATCCTGTGGACGATCAGTACGGAACATTGCGGCAAATCACGCGTCCTTGTTCTCGGTCACAATCCGGGTATGAGCATGGTTTCGTCAGTGCTATCGGGCAAAGTGATCGAAATGCCAACGGCCGCAATCGCGGTGCTTTCGCCGCAGCGGCCTCGATCACAAACGCCGCCGACGCAACACTGGCTGGACGAAATCAATCCGCGAACCGCCTGTGAATTGGCGAGTTACATGTATCCCAAAGGGCTGGATTGCCAAGGAGAGACCACGGACTGA